The genomic region GTTTTATAAATGGGGGGTACCAACCGTTACTATTTAAAGTCTTTGGAAGGGGGGCCCGGGGGGAGAACCTTTCTTCAGAAAGGTTTCCCCCCGGTTCCTCCTTTACACAGCTTTTATGACCACCAAGGTGATGTCGTCGTCGCGCGGTGAGCCGGCCTGGAAGTCGGCCACGTCCTTGTGGATGGCGGCCAGGATTTCCGCAGCCGTGGCGGCGGCGTGGGTGCGCAGCATTTCCCGGAACCGGTCCTTGCCGTACATTTCTCCGGCCGGGTTGCGGGCCTCCCAGATGCCGTCGGTGCCGAGGGCCAGCATCTGTCCCGGGACGAGCCCCGGGTGGCTTTGCTCCTCGTAGGCGTAATCCGGGAGAATCCCTAGCGGTAGCCCCGATCCCATGAGTTCCTCGAAGGCGTCGTTTCGCGGATCGTAGATCAGGGCCGGATCGTGGCCGGCCCGGGACCAGAGCAGTTGTCCATCGGGGCCTATGCCGCCATTTTCCAGGCGCAGGAAGAAGAGCGTGATGAACCGGCCGGAATCGGCCGTGTCGCGGCACAAGAGCCGGTTGACAAGGGTGAGCAGGGCGGACGGCGACGGGTCGTTGCCCTGGCCGCCGCGCAAAAGCGCCCGGCCGGTGGCCATGAAAAGGGCCGCCGCGATGCCGTGTCCGGTGGCGTCGCCCACGGCCAGGTCGATGCCGGACGCGCCGGAGCGGTTGAACTGGAGGTAGTCGAAATAGTCGCCGCCGGTTTCGTCGCAAAAGATCGTGCCCCCGGCGATGTCGAGGCCGGGTACGGCCGGCGGGGCGGCGGGCAGCAGGTTTTGCTGCACCTCCATGGCGAGTTGCATGTCCTGCTTGAGCCGCAGCCGTTCGGCCAACTTCGGGGCCATGTTGTTGAAGGAGGCGGCCAGTTCGGCCAGCTCGTCCCGGCCGGAAACCGGGGCCCTGGCCTGCAAGTCGCCCTGGGCCAGCCGGCTGGTGGCCCGGCAAAGGGCCGTCACCGGCTTGGTCACCGCCTTCGCGCCGAAATAGGCCAGAAGCGCTGCCGCGAGCAGGGCCACCACGGCCACGACCACGACCACGGCCAGCATGCGCTTGGTGCGCGCCAGGATGGCCGATTCGGCCGAATCCGCCTGATGCAGCACGGCGGCCTTGGGCACCAGCACGAGCAGCCCGGCCGGGGTGTCGGGAAAGGGCTTGAGCACCGCGAAATAGTCCGTGTCGCCCACACGCAGCGGGACCAGGGCCGATTTGCGGGCGTCGATGTCCCGGGCGAGTCCGGCCTGGGCCTGCGTGTCGGCGGAAGCCAGGGGCACCGGATTCAGCGGGGTGTCCCAGCCGTGGGAGGCGGGCATGAAATCGCGGCTGGCCAGCACCACGAGGTGTTTGCCGTCCGGGGCGTGGACGATGAGCGCCCGCACGCCTTCGCCCCAGCGGTGCGAGAGATCGCTTTCCGGCAGCATGGTTTCGAGCGGCGCGTCGAGGGCGGCCACGCCCAGGAGTCCGCCGGTGGCGTCCCGAATGGGCCTGGAGACCGTGGCCACGAGCCGGCCGCTCGAGGCGTCGACCAGGATGCTCCAGGCCTCTCCCTGGCGGGCCGTGGCCGCCTTGTACCAGGGGCGTTCGAGCGGATCGTAGCCCTCGGGAAGCTGGCCATGGCCGGGATAGGAACACATGAGTCCGCTTGGCAGGGCTACGTAGGCCCACATCATATTGTCGCCAAGGGTGCGCTCCAGGGACTGGAAGGTGGGCAAAAGCCGCGACAGCCTGGCCGCCTCGTCGGCATGGGCCCTGGCCGGGGCCTTGGGGGAAAGGCTGAAGGACATGGCGTCGCCGGTTGCCGTGATGCCCCGGTCGAAGGCGGTCGCCAGGGGCGTCGTTCCGGCCGGCAGACCGCCGGCGGCGGTGAAATCCCGGTCGTAGAAGACCCGGGCCTTGGGCGGAGGCGTTTCCCCCAGGGACAGGGCTGCCTCCCGGGACAGCAGGGTCAGGGCCAGTTCCAGCTTTTGCCGGTTGTCGTTAAGGTCCTCGCCGATGAGGTCGACCATCAGGGCCAGTTCCTGCTCCGAGGAATGCCTGAAGGAATTCGACGTTCTCTCGGCCAGTTCCCGGCCGAGCAGCTTGCCCTCGCGCAGGGCGTAATAGCTGACGACGAGAAGCGGCGGCAGGGTCAGGACAAGCAGGATGCAAAGCAGTTTTGTGCGGATGCGCATGGGCTCCTCGGCAGGCTTTGGGCCGCCTGGCGGCTCATGATGCGACCGGTTTTACCCCTGTCCGCGCCCGGTTGGCAAGTCGCGGCCGGGGTCCTTGACAGGGGACAGGCTTACGGGTAACGACTCCCCTTCGCCTTGCTCTTTCCAATGAGGGCTTAGCCCCCGAGAAAGGGCCATGGACCATAAGGAGGAACCATGCGGAAATACGAAGCGCTGCTGTTGCTCTCTCCGGAGCTGGCGGCCGAAAACCGGCAGGAGATCATCGAGAACCTCCAGGGGGTTCTCGAACGCCAGCAGGCCACCATGCTGACCGTGGACGAATGGGGTATGCGCGAGCTGGCCTATCCCGTCGAGAAGAAGACGCGCGGCCATTACACCCGCCTCGAATTCGCCGCCCCGGCCCCGGCCATCGCCGAGTTCGAGCGGATCGTGCGCATCACCGACGGCATCATGAAGTTCATTACCGTCAAGCTCGCCGACAAGTTCGTGCCCGAGGGAGCGTAAGTCATGGCCTATAAGAAGAAATTCACCCCGAAGAAGAAGTTCTGCCGTTTCTGCGCCAACAAGAACCTGCCTGTGGATTACAAGCGTCCGGACATCCTGAAGGATTTCGTCACGGATCGCGGCAAGATCATCGCCCGGCGCATCACCGGCACCTGCGCCAAATGCCAGCGCCGCCTGACCGTTGAAATCAAGCGCGCCCGGCAGATGGCCCTTCTGTACTACACGGCCACCCACAGCGCCGAGCTCCTCAAGAAAATGTAAGGGAGAGACCCATGGAACTCATTTTGCGCGCGGACGTGGAGAATCTGGGCCGCCTCGGCGACAAGGTCGCCGTCAAGCCCGGCTACGGCCGCAATTACCTGATCCCCCAGGGCCTGGCCATGCTGGCCACCGACGCCAATATGCGCCGTTTCGAAAACGAGCGTAAAAAATTGCAGGCCAAGCGCGACGCCCTTGCCTCCGCCGCCCAGACGCTGGCCGACAAGCTCGCCGCCGCCGAAATCATCATCGAGGTGCGCGTGGGCGAGGGCGACAAGCTCTACGGCTCCGTCACCTCCGCCATCATCGCCGACAAGCTGGCCGAGCAGGGCGTCGAGGTCGACCGCAAGAAGATCGTCCTTGACGAGCCCATCCGCGCCCTGGGCCAGTACGAAGTGGCGGTGAAGCTCCTGCCCGAGCTGCGCGGCGTGGTCAACGTGACCGTCAAGCGCCAGGGCGGCTACGAGGAAGAAGAGCCGGCAGCTCCTGTCGCCGCCGAGGGTGAAACCGCCGAAGCGGCCGAAGTCGCGCCGCAGGCCGAAGAAGCCAGTGGACAGCCCGAGGAAGAAACCGCGTAGCCAGAAGTCTTCCGGACTGGCCGGAAGCGGCGAACCGCTGACCGGGCAGGCCCTGGAGCGGGTCTCCGCCGACGTCCTTAAAAAGATCCCCCCCCAGAACCTCGAGGCCGAACAGGCCGTTTTGGGGGGGGTCTTGCTCAAGAACTCCGTTCTCTATAATCTCGTCGATCTGGTCGGCGAGGATGACTTTTATTCCCCGGCCCATCGCCTCATCTTTCAGTCCATCCTCGGGCTCTCCGCCAAGAACGCGCCCATCGACCTGGTCTCCCTGGCCGAGGCCCTGCGCGCGGCCGGCAAGCTGGAGGAGGTCGGCGGCCCGACCTACCTGGCCGAACTCACCGCCTCCACCGTTTCCGCCGCCAACGCCCTGCACCACGCCGGCATCGTGCGGGAAAAGGCCGTCCAGCGAAAGCTCATCACCACCGCCCTCGACATCATCACCCGTTGCTACGACGGCGGCCAGGAAACCGAAACGCTGCTCGACGAGTCCGAGCAGGCCATCTTTTCCATCGCCGACGCCCGCTCCACCCGGGGGCTGCACAGCTCCAAGGACCTTGTGACCCGCGTTTTCGAGCAGATCGAAAAGCGCATGGAAAACAAGGAGCTGGTCACCGGCGTGCCCACCGGCTACTACCAGTTCGACGAATACACCGCCGGGCTCCAGCCCTCGGACCTCATCATCGTCGCCGGCCGCCCCTCCATGGGCAAGACCGCCTTCGCCATGAATATGGCCATGCGCGCCGCCGTCATGCACAACGTGCCGACCGCCATCTTCTCCCTGGAAATGTCCATGGAGCAGATCATGCAACGCATGCTGTGCTGCTGGGGCAAGGTCGACCTGGCCAAGCTGCGGCGCGGACGCCTCGACGACGAGGACTGGTCGCGGCTCTACGACGCCGCCAACAACCTGTCCCCGTCGCCCATCTTCATCGACGACACCGCCGCCATCACCACCATGGACCTGCGCGCCCGCTGCCGGCGGCTCAAGGCCGAACACGGCCTGGGACTCGTGGTCGTGGACTACTTGCAGCTCATGCGGTCCGCGCGCCACATCGATTCGCGCGAACAGGAAATTTCCGACATCTCCCGGAACCTGAAAGCCCTGGCCAAGGAGCTGCATGTGCCGGTGATTGCCCTGTCGCAGCTCAACCGCAAGGTCGAGGAGCGCGCCGACAAGCGCCCCATGATGTCCGACCTGCGCGAATCCGGAGCCATCGAGCAGGACGCCGACGTCATCATCTTTCTCTACCGCGGCGCCGCCTATAAGAAGAAAGAGGAGCTAACGCCCGAGGACAACGTGGCCGAGGTCATCATCGGCAAGCAGCGAAACGGTCCGACCGGCATGGTCCGTCTGACCTTTCTCAAGGAATCCACGGCATTCGAGAACCTCTCTGATATCCCGCCCCCGTCCGAAATGGGCATGTGACGCCCTGCCGGCGGTGAGCCCGGCTTGATGGCGGCGTTGCGTGGGCTTATAGCCTGCGCCAAAAATCAGGCGATCACAGGTCGCCGTATTGGGGGAGACGCAGACCATGGATGTCCAGACGACACGATTCGAATGGCTCTTGTCGCGAAGCGGGCCGGAGGCCTATGAGCGTTCCATCGTCCCGGCCTGGATGGGCCAGTGGGCCGAAAAGCTGATTGCTGTTGCCGGGATCGGCCCGGGGGACCTGGTGCTCGACGTGGCCTGCGGCACCGGCATCGTGGCGCGCAAGGCCGCCAGGCGGGTCGGTGAAACCGGTGGCGTGACCGGCCTCGACCACAACGAGGCGATGGTGTGGGCGGCAAAGGACTTCGCGGACCGCGAGGGCCTGTCCGACATCGACTGGCGGCGCGGCGACGCTTCGAGTCTGGCCTGCGAGACGCCCACGTACGACGTGGCGCTGTGCCAACAGGGGTTGCAGTATTTTCCGGACAAGCCGGCCGCGCTTCGGGGCATGCGGGAGGCGCTGGTTCCGCAGGGGCGGGTTGCTGTCGCCTGTTGGCGGGAGCTTGAGCGGATTCCGATATTTGCGGTCGTGGCTGACGCATTGAAAGAAGTCTTTGGACAAAAAGCCATTGATTTGTTTGAGGTCTCTTCCTCGCTCTCCGCCCGTGAGGACTTGCGCGGCCTGCTGCGGGAGGCCGGTTTCCGCGACATCCGGGTCCGGCTTGAAATTCTGGTGTCCCGGCTTCCCGACCCAATGCGTTTTTTACCGGAGTATCTGTCCGTCTTTCCGGTTGCCGCGGACATTGCCGCCATGTCGGATGCGGACAGGACGGCGATGTTCCGGCGTATGCTTGGGCGTCTGGGCGATTTTTTCGATGATGACGGTCTGGTGGTGCCCATGGAAAGTCATATAGCCACGGCGGTGCGTTAGGGGGCCACCTTTTCCACAAAAAGGAAGCAGCGTGTATTACGACGAAGCGGAAAAGCTTTCGAGGCTGGAGATCGAGCGTTTGCAGTTGATGCGTTTGCAGCGGACGCTGCGGCAGGCGGCCAAGTCGCCTTTTTATAAAGAGCGGTTCAAGGAATGCGGTCTGGACGTCGATGCGGTCAAAAGCCTGGACGACGTAAAAAGCTTGCCGTTTACCACCAAGCAGGACTTGCGCGACAGTTATCCGGACAAGGTGCTTGCCATGCCGCAAAGCGAGATGGTGCGCATGCACGTTTCCTCCGGCACCACGGGCACGCCGACGGTCATCTACCATACGCAAAAGGACCTGGACTGGTGGGCGTCGCTCATGGCCCGGTGCATGCACATGGTGGGGCTGCGGCGCACCGACGTCTTCCAGAACATGTCCGGCTACGGCCTTTTTACCGGCGGGCTCGGCATCCACTGCGGCGCGGAGAAGCTCGGCTGCCTGACCATTCCGGCCGGGGCCGGCAACAGCCATCGGCAGATCAAGCTGCTCATGGACTTCAAGGTCACGGGCATCCACATCATCCCGTCCTATGCGCTTTATCTGACCACCATTTTCGCCGAACTCGGCATCGATCCGCGCACGCTGCCGCTTCGCATCGCCCTGGTCGGGGCCGAGCCCTACTCCGAGGAGTCGCGTCGCCGGCTGGAAGCGCTCTATGACATGAAGTGCTACAACTCCTACGGCCTGTCCGAAATGAACGGCCCGGGCGTGGCGTTCGAGTGCACCGAGCAGCATGGCATGCACGTCTGGGAGGACGCCTACCTGCCCGAGATCGTGGACCCGGCCACCGGCGAGCCCGTGCCCGACGGCGAGTACGGCGAGCTGGTCATGACCAGCCTCGGCCGCGAGGGCATGCCGATCATCCGCTACCGCACCCGCGACATCACGCGTTTTCTGACCGAACCCTGCCCCTGCGGCCGGGAGCATCGCCGCATCGACCGCCTGCAAGGGCGCTGCGACGACATGATGATCGTCAAGGGCTGCAACATTTTCCCCATGCAGATCGAGCGCATCCTCATGTCCATGCCCGAGGTGGGGGAGAACTACCTCATCATTCTCGAGCGCGACGGCTTTATCGACAACATCCGGGTCAAGGTGGAGATCCGCGACGAGTTTTTCGTCGAGGACATGCGCCAGCTCGGTTCCCTGCAAAAGCGCATCGCCTCGCGGCTTCGCGACGAGATACTGGTCACGCCGCGGGTGGAGCTGGTGGAGCGCAACTCCCTGCCCAAATCCGAGGGCAAGGCCAAGCGCGTGGTGGACAACCGGGAGCGGGGCGCATGACGATCGTCTGGGCGGTGCTTTTCCTGCTCGTGCTTCTGGCCTGTCTGGGCCTGCACGTGTTTGGGCTGCCGGGCAATTGGGCCCTGCTCGGGCTCGTTGCCTTATGGGACTACCTGCATTCCGCGCCGCATTTCGGCTTCGGGTTTTACGCGCTGCTCGTGTGCGTGGCCCTGGCCGGCGAGGCGGTGGAGCTTTTCGCCCAGCTGTTCGGGGCCAAGCGTTACGGGGCCACGGGCAAGGGCAACCTGGGCGGATTTCTC from Solidesulfovibrio fructosivorans JJ] harbors:
- a CDS encoding SpoIIE family protein phosphatase, which produces MRIRTKLLCILLVLTLPPLLVVSYYALREGKLLGRELAERTSNSFRHSSEQELALMVDLIGEDLNDNRQKLELALTLLSREAALSLGETPPPKARVFYDRDFTAAGGLPAGTTPLATAFDRGITATGDAMSFSLSPKAPARAHADEAARLSRLLPTFQSLERTLGDNMMWAYVALPSGLMCSYPGHGQLPEGYDPLERPWYKAATARQGEAWSILVDASSGRLVATVSRPIRDATGGLLGVAALDAPLETMLPESDLSHRWGEGVRALIVHAPDGKHLVVLASRDFMPASHGWDTPLNPVPLASADTQAQAGLARDIDARKSALVPLRVGDTDYFAVLKPFPDTPAGLLVLVPKAAVLHQADSAESAILARTKRMLAVVVVVAVVALLAAALLAYFGAKAVTKPVTALCRATSRLAQGDLQARAPVSGRDELAELAASFNNMAPKLAERLRLKQDMQLAMEVQQNLLPAAPPAVPGLDIAGGTIFCDETGGDYFDYLQFNRSGASGIDLAVGDATGHGIAAALFMATGRALLRGGQGNDPSPSALLTLVNRLLCRDTADSGRFITLFFLRLENGGIGPDGQLLWSRAGHDPALIYDPRNDAFEELMGSGLPLGILPDYAYEEQSHPGLVPGQMLALGTDGIWEARNPAGEMYGKDRFREMLRTHAAATAAEILAAIHKDVADFQAGSPRDDDITLVVIKAV
- a CDS encoding methyltransferase domain-containing protein; its protein translation is MDVQTTRFEWLLSRSGPEAYERSIVPAWMGQWAEKLIAVAGIGPGDLVLDVACGTGIVARKAARRVGETGGVTGLDHNEAMVWAAKDFADREGLSDIDWRRGDASSLACETPTYDVALCQQGLQYFPDKPAALRGMREALVPQGRVAVACWRELERIPIFAVVADALKEVFGQKAIDLFEVSSSLSAREDLRGLLREAGFRDIRVRLEILVSRLPDPMRFLPEYLSVFPVAADIAAMSDADRTAMFRRMLGRLGDFFDDDGLVVPMESHIATAVR
- the rplI gene encoding 50S ribosomal protein L9 encodes the protein MELILRADVENLGRLGDKVAVKPGYGRNYLIPQGLAMLATDANMRRFENERKKLQAKRDALASAAQTLADKLAAAEIIIEVRVGEGDKLYGSVTSAIIADKLAEQGVEVDRKKIVLDEPIRALGQYEVAVKLLPELRGVVNVTVKRQGGYEEEEPAAPVAAEGETAEAAEVAPQAEEASGQPEEETA
- the rpsR gene encoding 30S ribosomal protein S18 is translated as MAYKKKFTPKKKFCRFCANKNLPVDYKRPDILKDFVTDRGKIIARRITGTCAKCQRRLTVEIKRARQMALLYYTATHSAELLKKM
- a CDS encoding DUF456 domain-containing protein; the protein is MTIVWAVLFLLVLLACLGLHVFGLPGNWALLGLVALWDYLHSAPHFGFGFYALLVCVALAGEAVELFAQLFGAKRYGATGKGNLGGFLGALAGALLGAPFFLGIGALFGAVAGAFLGCYVFERAHGRTDSESRRAAMGAMYGKVFGMTAKVACGVVMWVAAARQIWPA
- the rpsF gene encoding 30S ribosomal protein S6, coding for MRKYEALLLLSPELAAENRQEIIENLQGVLERQQATMLTVDEWGMRELAYPVEKKTRGHYTRLEFAAPAPAIAEFERIVRITDGIMKFITVKLADKFVPEGA
- the dnaB gene encoding replicative DNA helicase, which produces MDSPRKKPRSQKSSGLAGSGEPLTGQALERVSADVLKKIPPQNLEAEQAVLGGVLLKNSVLYNLVDLVGEDDFYSPAHRLIFQSILGLSAKNAPIDLVSLAEALRAAGKLEEVGGPTYLAELTASTVSAANALHHAGIVREKAVQRKLITTALDIITRCYDGGQETETLLDESEQAIFSIADARSTRGLHSSKDLVTRVFEQIEKRMENKELVTGVPTGYYQFDEYTAGLQPSDLIIVAGRPSMGKTAFAMNMAMRAAVMHNVPTAIFSLEMSMEQIMQRMLCCWGKVDLAKLRRGRLDDEDWSRLYDAANNLSPSPIFIDDTAAITTMDLRARCRRLKAEHGLGLVVVDYLQLMRSARHIDSREQEISDISRNLKALAKELHVPVIALSQLNRKVEERADKRPMMSDLRESGAIEQDADVIIFLYRGAAYKKKEELTPEDNVAEVIIGKQRNGPTGMVRLTFLKESTAFENLSDIPPPSEMGM
- a CDS encoding phenylacetate--CoA ligase family protein yields the protein MYYDEAEKLSRLEIERLQLMRLQRTLRQAAKSPFYKERFKECGLDVDAVKSLDDVKSLPFTTKQDLRDSYPDKVLAMPQSEMVRMHVSSGTTGTPTVIYHTQKDLDWWASLMARCMHMVGLRRTDVFQNMSGYGLFTGGLGIHCGAEKLGCLTIPAGAGNSHRQIKLLMDFKVTGIHIIPSYALYLTTIFAELGIDPRTLPLRIALVGAEPYSEESRRRLEALYDMKCYNSYGLSEMNGPGVAFECTEQHGMHVWEDAYLPEIVDPATGEPVPDGEYGELVMTSLGREGMPIIRYRTRDITRFLTEPCPCGREHRRIDRLQGRCDDMMIVKGCNIFPMQIERILMSMPEVGENYLIILERDGFIDNIRVKVEIRDEFFVEDMRQLGSLQKRIASRLRDEILVTPRVELVERNSLPKSEGKAKRVVDNRERGA